ATGAAGCCGTTTTTGTCGGCGGTGCCGAACCATTCGGCGGAGCGAAGTTTGCGCTTGGGGGTGGTCATGGTGGGGTGCGAGAGAAAGGGGAGAAATGAAGGTTCAACGGGCCTTGCCCGAGCGGCGCGAAAGCAGCCGCTGCAGCAGACAGAAAGCGAACAGCAGCACACCAACGACGATGCGCGTCCACCAGGAGCTGAGCGTGCCGTCGAAGGAAATCAGGGTCTGGATGATTCCGAGCATGAGCACGCCAAACAGCGTGCCCGCCACATAGCCCACGCCACCCGTGAGCAGCGTGCCGCCAATGACCACGGCGGCAATCGCGTCCAGCTCCATGCCCACGGCATGCAGGCCATAGCCCGACAGCATGTAGAACGTGAACACCACGCCCGCCAGCGCCGAGCAAAAGCCCGACAGCGTGTACACGCCAATGAGCGTGCGGCGCACCGGCAGGCCCATGAGCACGGCCGAGTGCTCGCTACCGCCCACGGCATACACACTGCGGCCAAAGGGCGTGCAGTGCGCCACAAACAGCGCCACCAGCAGCACCGCGATGGCAATGAGCGCGCCCAGCGAGAGCGATGCGCCTTCCCACAGCGGCAGGCGCCACTGGGCCAGCTCCGAATAGCCCTCGTGAGTGATGCTGATCGAGTCGATGCTGATCAGGTAGCACAGCCCGCGCGCCAGGAACATGCCGGCCAGCGTGACGATGAAGGGCTGCAGCCGAAAGCGCTCGATGAGGAAACCCATGAACGCGCCAAACGCCGTGCCCATCAGCAGCACCAGCGGGATGGCGGCTAGTGGGTTCCAGCCCCGGTGTTCCACCAGCGCGGCCAGCACCATGGTGGTGAGCGCCACCACCGAGCCCACCGACAGGTCGATGCCGCCCGACAGGATCACGAACGTCATGCCCACCGCCACGATGATGAGGAAGGCGTTGTCGATCAGCAGGTTGAGGAACACCTGGGCCGAGAAAAACCCGGTGTACAGCACCGAGCCCAGCGTGGCCATGGCCACGAACAGCGAGATGGTGGCGGCCAGCGGCAGGTACTTGGGGTTGAACCGCGCGCGCTCGGCCGTGGCCTGTGGGGCAGGGTGCTTCACGGTGCCGAAGCCTGCGGTCTTGGGTACGGCGCTCATTGCAAAGCTCCCGCGCCGGGGCGACGTGCCAGGGCGCCCACTTGCGCCCGGAACTCGGGCGACTGCAGCAGCATCACGATGAAGACCACCACGGCTTTCACCACCAGGTTGATCTCGGGCGGCACGCCCAGCGAGTAGATGGCGTATGTCAGCGTCTGGATGATGAGCGCACCGATCACGCTGCCCACCAGGCTGAACCGGCCACCGGTGAGGGCGGTGCCGCCCAGCGTGACGGCCAGGATGGCGTCCAGCTCCAGCAGCTGCCCGGCGTTGTTGCCGTCGGCACTCTTCACGTTGGAGCTGATGAGCAGCCCCGCAATGCCCGCGCACACGCCGCAGAACACATAGGCCGCCACGATGAGTCGCCCCGCCTGAACGCCCGCCACGCGCGCTGCCGTGGGGTTGATACCCACCGCCTGGATGAACAGGCCCAGCGCCGTGCGCGTGATGGCCAGGTACAGCACGGCAAAGACCACAGCCACCACAAATAGCGAGAACGGCAGCCCCGCCAGGTACCCGCCGCCCATGAAGAAGTAGGGCGTGTAGTAGATGGTGATGATCTGCCCGTCGGTGATAAGCTGGGCAATGCCCCGGCCTGCCACCATGAGGATCAGCGTGGCAATGATGGGCTGCATGCCCACCTTGGCCACCAGCACGCCGTTCCACAGCCCGCACAGCAGTGCGATGCCGATGGCACCCAGGATGGCGACTGGGAGTGGGAACCGGCTCTCGGTGCCCGACACCGAACCGCCGATGAGCCAAGCAGCCACAGCAGCAGCTATGGCGACCACGGCGCCCACCGAGATGTCGATGCCGCGCGTGGCAATCACCAGCGTCATGCCCAGCGATACCAGCACCAGCGGTGCAGCGCGGTTCAGGATATCGATGAGGCTGCCGTACAGGTGGCCGTCGCGCCATTCAATGTGCAGGAAGCTGCTGTTGAAAACGGTGTTCACGATCAGCAGCAGCGCCAGCGTGATCAGCGGCCAGGCCAAGCGGTGGCGCAAAAGCGACGCCAAAAGGGAAGGGGAGCGTTCAGACATGTTCTGCAGCAATCAGGTCGTAGACGGCGTCCTCGCTGCTGCCCGCAGGCAGCTCACCCACCTTGTGGCGGTCGCGGAGCACCACGATGCGGTGCGCCACGCGCACCACCTCGCTCATTTCGGAAGAGATAAACAGCACGGCCATGCCCGCCTGCGCCAGGCGCAGGATTTGGTCCATGATTTCCTGCTTGGCGGCCACGTCGATGCCGCGCGTGGGTTCGTCCAGGATGAGCAGGCGCGGCTCGATGGCCATCCACCGCGCGAGGATCGCCTTTTGCTGGTTGCCGCCCGAGAGCAGGCCGATGGGCTTGTCTACGGTTTCGGTCTTGATGCCCAGCAGCTTCACGTAGCGTTCGGCCAGCGCCGTCTGCTCGGCGCGCGAGAGGAATTGGCCCACGCCCATGCGCGCCTGCAGCGCCAGCGCAATGTTCTCGCGCACCGACAGCTCGGCCACGATGCCGTCGGTCTTGCGCTCTTCGGGGCACAGGGCGAGGCCATGGCGGATGGCGTCCATGGGGTTGGCAAACTTCACCACCTGCCCGTCGATGCGCAGCGCGCCCCGGTCGGGCTGCTCCAGGCCAAACAGCAGGCGCGCCAGCTCGGTGCGGCCAGAGCCCAGCAGCCCCGCTAGGCCCACCACCTCGCCAGCGCGGATCTGCAGGTCCAGCGGCTGCAGTTGCGTGTCCTGCCCCAGGCCCTCGGCTTGCAGCAGGTTGGCTTGGCGGCTGTCCACGGCGGGTGCTGGTGCGGGTCGCTCCGATGCAGCGGCCAGGTCGCGGCCCAGCATGGCAGCAATCAACGCCTGAGGGCCCAGGTCCTTGGCCAGCCACTCACCCACCCAGCTGCCGTTGCGCAGCACGGTGATGCGGTCGGACACGGCATACACCTGATTCAGGAAATGCGTCACAAAGACGATGGACAGCCCCTCGCTGCGCAGGCGCCGCAGCACCTCGAAGAGCTTTTGCACCTCGTCGTCGTCCAGGCTGGAGGTGGGCTCATCCAGGATCAGCACACGCGATTCGATGCTGAGCGCCCGCGCAATCGCCACCAGCTGTTGCACTGCCACGGGGTAGTCCGACAGCAGGCGCGTCACGTCGATCTGCAGCCCGATGCGCGCCACCAGATCGCGGGCGCGCTGGTGCAGCGTGGCCCAGTCGATGCGAAAACCCTGCGCAATCCCGCAGCGCGGGTAGCGGCCCGCAAAGATGTTCTCGGCCACCGAGAGGTTGGGGCAAAGGTTGACCTCCTGGTACACCGTGCTGATGCCCAGGCGCTGCGCGGCCAGGGGCGAGTCGGGCCACACACTGACCTGCCCCCACGCTCCGCCGCTGCGCGGGTCGCTGCCCCCCGAGGGGGCGTCGCCTTGCTTGGGGCGGCCCGGCGCTGCGGCGTTCCCGCCCAGCCGCATCTGCCCGTCGCTGGCCTCCAGCACGCCTGTCAGCACCTTGATCAGTGTGGACTTGCCCGCACCGTTTTGCCCCATCAGCGCATGGATCTCGCCGGGGTAGAGGTTGAGCTGCACGTCGCGCAGCACGGGTATGCCCGCAAACTGCTTGTGGATGCCCGAAAGCTGCAGCACAGGCGCGGCAGCGGGGGCGTGAGCGGTGGACGGGTCCATGGGGGTCATCACGCTTTGTTCTTGTTGTAAACGTCCACGAGCACGGCGGCCAGCAGCACGACGCCCTTGATGACCTGCTGGTAGTCGATGCCGATGCCCAGGATGGACATGCCGTTGTTCATCACGCCCATCACAAAGGCGCCGATGACCGCGCCCATCACCTTCCCCACGCCGCCCGATGCAGAGGCGCCGCCGATGAAGCAGGCCGCAATCACGTCCAGCTCAAAGCCCAGCCCCGCCTTGGGCGTGGCGGTGTTGAGCCGCGCCGCAAACACCAGCCCGGCCAGGGCCGCCAGCACGCCCATGTTGATGAAGGCATACAGCGTGAGCCGCTCGGTCTTGATGCCCGAGAGCTTGGCCGCCTTCTCGTTGCCGCCCATGGCATAGATGCGGCGGCCGACGGTGGTGCGGCTGGTGACAAAGTCGAACAGCACGATCAGCAGCGCCATCACGATGAGCACATTGGGCAGGCCCTTGTACGAAGCGAGCAGGTAGCTGAAGTACACCAGCAACCCGCCAAACACCACCGTGCGTGCGACGAACAGGCCAGCGGGCTCCGTCTGCACGCTATGGCGCAGGCGGTTGGCGCGCTGGCGCAGGCCGCCCACGGCCAGGGCCGCAGCCACGGCAGCGCCCAGCAGCAGCGAGGTCATGCGCAGACCCTCCACGCTGAACAGGTCGGGGATAAAGCCCGAGCTGAGCATCTGGAACGCCGAAGGGAACGGCCCCACCGACTGACCCGCCAGCAGCGCCAGCGCCAGGCCCTTGAAGATCAGCATGCCCGCCAGCGTGACGATGAACGACGGAATGCGCGAGAACGCCACAAAGCTGCCTTGAATGGCGCCAATGAGTCCGCCGCACAGCAGGCACACCAGCGTGGCGGGCACAAAGTGCCAGTTGTATTCGACCATCAGCACCGCAGCCAGTGCGCCGATGAAGCCACACACCGAGCCCACCGACAGGTCGATGTGCCCGGCCACGATGACCAGCAGCATGCCCAGCGCCATGATGACGATGTAGCTGTTCTGCAGCACCAGATTGGTGAGGTTCAAGGGCTGCATCAGCGTGCCCTCGGTCATGTACTGGAAGAAGCCCATGATGGCCACCAGCGTGATCAACATGCCGTATTCGCGCAGGTTGTGCTGCAGGTGCTGCAACAGCGATTTGTCGTGCCGCGCCGCTGCTGTCGGGCTGCCGTCGGCCAGCGTGCTGGCGGGGGGATGGGTGGTCTGGATCATATCAACTGGCTTTCACAATCGCTCGCATGATCTTTTCTTGCGAGGCATCTGAAGTTGGCATCTCGGCCACAAAGCGGCCTTCGTTCATCACATAGATGCGGTCCGTGATGCCCAGCAGCTCGGGCATTTCGGAGGAGATCACGATCACGCATTTGCCCTCGGCCGCCAGCTGGGCGATGAGGGTGTAGATCTCGTACTTGGCGCCCACGTCGATGCCGCGCGTGGGCTCGTCGAGGATGAGCACTTCGGGGCTGGTGAACAGCCATTTGCTCAGCACCACTTTTTGCTGGTTGCCGCCCGAGAGGTTCAGCGTCTTCTGGTCCACGCCCGAGCAGCGGATGCGCAGCTTCTCGCGGTAGTCCTGTGCCACGCGGTGTTCCTGACCGCTGTCGATCACGCTGGCGAACGACACGCCCGGCAGGTTGGCCAGCGAGGTGTTGAACTGGATGTCTTCGTTCAGCACCAGGCCAT
Above is a window of Acidovorax sp. KKS102 DNA encoding:
- the yjfF gene encoding galactofuranose ABC transporter, permease protein YjfF, translated to MSAVPKTAGFGTVKHPAPQATAERARFNPKYLPLAATISLFVAMATLGSVLYTGFFSAQVFLNLLIDNAFLIIVAVGMTFVILSGGIDLSVGSVVALTTMVLAALVEHRGWNPLAAIPLVLLMGTAFGAFMGFLIERFRLQPFIVTLAGMFLARGLCYLISIDSISITHEGYSELAQWRLPLWEGASLSLGALIAIAVLLVALFVAHCTPFGRSVYAVGGSEHSAVLMGLPVRRTLIGVYTLSGFCSALAGVVFTFYMLSGYGLHAVGMELDAIAAVVIGGTLLTGGVGYVAGTLFGVLMLGIIQTLISFDGTLSSWWTRIVVGVLLFAFCLLQRLLSRRSGKAR
- a CDS encoding ABC transporter permease, whose product is MSERSPSLLASLLRHRLAWPLITLALLLIVNTVFNSSFLHIEWRDGHLYGSLIDILNRAAPLVLVSLGMTLVIATRGIDISVGAVVAIAAAVAAWLIGGSVSGTESRFPLPVAILGAIGIALLCGLWNGVLVAKVGMQPIIATLILMVAGRGIAQLITDGQIITIYYTPYFFMGGGYLAGLPFSLFVVAVVFAVLYLAITRTALGLFIQAVGINPTAARVAGVQAGRLIVAAYVFCGVCAGIAGLLISSNVKSADGNNAGQLLELDAILAVTLGGTALTGGRFSLVGSVIGALIIQTLTYAIYSLGVPPEINLVVKAVVVFIVMLLQSPEFRAQVGALARRPGAGALQ
- a CDS encoding sugar ABC transporter ATP-binding protein produces the protein MTPMDPSTAHAPAAAPVLQLSGIHKQFAGIPVLRDVQLNLYPGEIHALMGQNGAGKSTLIKVLTGVLEASDGQMRLGGNAAAPGRPKQGDAPSGGSDPRSGGAWGQVSVWPDSPLAAQRLGISTVYQEVNLCPNLSVAENIFAGRYPRCGIAQGFRIDWATLHQRARDLVARIGLQIDVTRLLSDYPVAVQQLVAIARALSIESRVLILDEPTSSLDDDEVQKLFEVLRRLRSEGLSIVFVTHFLNQVYAVSDRITVLRNGSWVGEWLAKDLGPQALIAAMLGRDLAAASERPAPAPAVDSRQANLLQAEGLGQDTQLQPLDLQIRAGEVVGLAGLLGSGRTELARLLFGLEQPDRGALRIDGQVVKFANPMDAIRHGLALCPEERKTDGIVAELSVRENIALALQARMGVGQFLSRAEQTALAERYVKLLGIKTETVDKPIGLLSGGNQQKAILARWMAIEPRLLILDEPTRGIDVAAKQEIMDQILRLAQAGMAVLFISSEMSEVVRVAHRIVVLRDRHKVGELPAGSSEDAVYDLIAAEHV
- the mmsB gene encoding multiple monosaccharide ABC transporter permease, translating into MIQTTHPPASTLADGSPTAAARHDKSLLQHLQHNLREYGMLITLVAIMGFFQYMTEGTLMQPLNLTNLVLQNSYIVIMALGMLLVIVAGHIDLSVGSVCGFIGALAAVLMVEYNWHFVPATLVCLLCGGLIGAIQGSFVAFSRIPSFIVTLAGMLIFKGLALALLAGQSVGPFPSAFQMLSSGFIPDLFSVEGLRMTSLLLGAAVAAALAVGGLRQRANRLRHSVQTEPAGLFVARTVVFGGLLVYFSYLLASYKGLPNVLIVMALLIVLFDFVTSRTTVGRRIYAMGGNEKAAKLSGIKTERLTLYAFINMGVLAALAGLVFAARLNTATPKAGLGFELDVIAACFIGGASASGGVGKVMGAVIGAFVMGVMNNGMSILGIGIDYQQVIKGVVLLAAVLVDVYNKNKA